The following DNA comes from Magnolia sinica isolate HGM2019 chromosome 18, MsV1, whole genome shotgun sequence.
TCATCCTCCGGGCTTACATTTTACATATGGCACACATgtatgatgatccgaaccgttcaatcATCACAAGGCTCCATAAACGGAACATAAACTAACAACATAATGATCAGACAATCCCAATGATGTAAACAAATCTTATAGACCCCAGTGATCAGATAAATATAAATTTGTATACCATTTTTTAAGTAGCTAAAAATTCTCCGGTTGCTGATTTTTTTAATCAATCAACTCGTATGTTTCAGATCATCATATGCATGCCTAGTGTTATGGTATAGAAAGTGGAAGGACAAAAGATGAGCTGAATCTCCTAGGTATGTTATGTATTATATATGAGCTGAGTCTGCAATCACGGTTAGGGATTACCACATCCAGGCAATAATAAATATCATGCCCGCATGAAGCACAAATCACACTTAAGGTGAGCAGTTTGCCAACCAGCTGGCATATCTTCGACCATCATAGTAAGCAAGATAACAGAaatctgccctctctctctctctcatttatatttattattattattattattttaacttttGCAAGAGGCAGCATACAGAGATCATAGCTGACAAATGGTCAAATTGCCTCTAAGACCTTGCATGGTTAACGAGAGCGTGATGGTATTAATCCTGCTAACATATTGACACAGGCGAGCCATCATATACCAGCTGCCTGGAATGACACATGCTGGGTGCCGATGCTCATAGGCCAGCTTGCAAAGCAGGCTAATGGGCACCCCGATCAATCCGCAGCCCAATTAGAATATCTATTATGGTGGAAGTCTCATTCATGTGGATCTCTTTGATCACTTACCAAACTTCTCTAGACGtgtcttcttttcttgttttctttctttcactttctagccatggtgtgccgtaaaggccgttacataaaggtaatggtggcaaccgttacacgttacgggggcgtaacagccgttatgaaaaaaaaaaaaccccgtaACCATTGTTAACTGTCCATTACATCCCCTGTAAAGCCCATAACAGCCCTATAATGTTCTTGTACagggcaaatacaggtttttcagattatttttttCAACATTACGGAACATATGCAAGCTTTCAGAAGGGGGGGTGTGTGGTGTGTTTATGAGTTTCTAGCTCCCTTCTTCCAACATCTTGAATCTTTTCTAGGCATAACCACGAAACATTCCCAATAATCATAGATGTACTCAACTCTATGATGTAcagtttttccttcttctttttttttttcctgtacaactagaaaaccccaaaaaaatcCAATTGAAACCCATAACAATCCCAATCAAGACCCACTAAAAGATCTAATCCAGACCCATTAGAAAACCAGCCAAGCCCCATAAAAAGTCCAATCAAAACCTGATGAAAAAACAAAACCCCATAAAAACCAGCACACCACCAgatcgagaaaaaaaaaaaaaacctgaataaAAATCCAATAAGAGCCCAATTCAAAGATAAATCAAAGACCACACACATGAGACAAAGGAAATTCTACCATTCGGCATCCAGAAACCAAAAGTCAGATGGGTTGctttgaaaataagtttttaaaaagtaaaaacgACCATTGTGCTACTTTCTCATACAAGTTTAAAGGTGTTTTAAAACTAATTAAAAATGAAGTTTGGATTTAATGTGGCTACCAAATATCGTCTATTAGAATAATTTTTTTAGTATGAGCAACCAATTTTTTTTGGAGCTTGggtttaggcatctaccaaacaagcccttagaagTTTCTTTCATTATTAATTATATGCAGTGATGAAGTGATGCATTCTTCATAATATTATCATCTTTGTCACCACGATTGCTTTATGATGTTTTGATATGGTAACAGGTAACCTTAATCATTATTGCTTTAACTCTCCTAACATTTATTCAAAATAATATGCTTCTCATGGTACTTCACTCATGATATTAAACACAATGAAGTATGGACTAAACTGACTCCACATTTATGTATTATCAAAATACAAACACAATGGAATTGAAGCAACACAAATGAGAaagatttatttttcctttttattttttcttttattttcttttattttcttttattttttcttgaaagAAACATAAAAGTCAAAATTTACAGATCAAAACACAGATATGCATGTGTGACATTGTGTATAGGGGACAACTAATTCTTCAAAGATTTCACAATTACAATACCTAAAGCAATACAAGCTAACAAGTCTATTTACAGATAGCTGGCATCATAAATTTCTCTAAAATAAAGtgagaaagaaaaaatcataaaGTAAGCTTCTAAGCTAAATAGAAAAACATACGcaataaaagggaaaaaaatggaACACTTGCAATTAAAAGGTGCAAGAAGCCAATCTACACACCTTAAGTTCAGGTACTTCGATTACACAGGCGCATTCAACAACTTCAGCACCAACACGCTCTAGGAGCAagttatatacatcacatcagtgCAGTTTCATGGTAAATGTGAGCAAAAATGACATAATAAGTGATCCATCTTTTTTAAGGAAAAGAATAATGCAAGTTTGAATAAACTACAAACAAAAGTCCCATACTAAAGCACAAGTTCCAAAGAATTAAACCATCTAATAGCAACTAGACTTGAAGTAGACAATGAGCAGCTGTTAAGGTAAAACAAACCATCTAATGCTTGATGAACTTAATAGATTGAAAACTAAAAATGACGAGGACATGTTAGTCAATTGCATGAAAGGGACAGGAAGTTGCTGTAATTGTTCAAAATGCAATTGCAAGGAATGTTCAATTCAAGTAGAAGAATACAAAGTCATTGATTTTCTTCTAGCTGTCGAATTACGCAGCTGACCTAATAGCTCTTGTAAACTTGCATTAGATAAAACCAAGCAGAAAAATGATGGTGTTTAACACATTCAACTGACACCCTGGATTAGGAGCTACCATGCCAGGATATGTCATGGGTGAAGTAAGCAAGTAGGAGCTACAGGACCAAGATACAACATGATCAAAGCAGATGATACAGCTGTCTGGCTACCACACTTACTATAAATGTTTTTTCAAAACTCATACTGTGGAGGCTACAAATGTGTATGGGCTGCAAATATGACACTCATCAAGCAGATAAGAGTTTGCAGATGGAGTGTTTCCATAGGAAAGCAAAAAAGCATGCGTGCAATATTACAGTCAAATCTTCAGTTTAAATGCCACAAATCTTCTGAGGGTACTATTCAAAAATTAATCTTTAAAGACTTGAGAAAAAAACACAACTGCAAAGAGTGCTGGTCGGTTCAGTCCaagttttctttattttcttcttcttcttttttttttccatggaaAAACACTCAGttgaaaaatataaaaagaacCTATTCAattagtagtaataataataaaactccaAAGCGCTTTTCCAAGCACTGCGTTAAACATAACTGGACCCAATCTCAATTGATGGAGCCAGACAAACTTGTGCTGTTTTACCATCAAATGAGTTTTTAAACTGAGATCATAGAATACGTTGAAAGATCAGAATAATTCTTTCAGATTTTGATTGCCACACACAGTACGTAAAAATTCCCAGAGACTTACCAAGTAATTTCAATGCAGCACAAAGAGTACCTCCAGTAGCTATCAAATCATCAACTACCAAAGCACGTTCCCCATGTTGAACTGCACCTATATGCATTTCAAGACAATCTGTTCCATATTCGAGGACATATTCTTCTGAAATAACTTCACCTGAGAGTTTGCAGATGAAGAGCAAAGAAAATTAAGATCGAAAGACATTGCTTCAGAACCATTCTTTGAACTAagagacatcatcatcatctaagctttatcccaactggatccttgctcttgctcgggtggtagactctcggagtttcaacacccggtcaagggttcgagcatccataggtggtgagagtccactacggtgtgagtgtccgggggtgtgtgcgcgtgtgttaaaaaaaaaaaaaagccttatcccaactaattgtggTTGGCCACATGACACCTTTctagccattccactctatcaatgtTGGAATTCATGTcagaagttatggcataagtttgacgccCGCTGCCAACCTGATCTTTGTCTGGGCTGGGGCTggcaatgagagcataaaactcccacaATCGTGATGTAATAGCGTATACAAAGATTGTTTACAATCAAGTGCTATCTAAAAATcaattacataggttgattacaatcaacgagtttCTTTGAACCAAGAGACATGAATAGCGCCAAGCCTTAAAGATTCTAAAAAGTaaaatgattctttttttttttcttttttttctttttcagaaaatGGTAACTCCATTAACATAACCAAAAACTAACATAGAAAATGAGTTCTTTGTAAGGATTTTtacaagagaaaaaataaataaatataaaaaataaaaataaataaaagcacaCAAAATGAAAGTTAGAATTTTGAGTGCAAATATCAACTAGTATGGGTTTTTTCATGGGCATATAGTACATTGAATCAACAAAGAATGCAataaaagcattaaaaaaaaaagaagcacatTTAGATCCTTTAGTGCCTGTTTGGATTgtgggaaaagaaaataaaaatgtaatGTTCTCCAATGACTGATACCATGAAGACTATTGCAATATGGATTCCCATAGAATCCATTTTTAGGTGTCTTGTTCAGATTGCAAGTGGAAAGCTCATGTTCAGCTCACAATTTTCACCTCGTATCTTATGCATGAGAATTTGACAATGGAAAAGGTAAATGATTTAATTTCCAATCTCACTATTtcttttgctatccaaacaacgcAAAAGGTCCAAAAAATGGAAAACCCATGATTTTCTattcgtttcttttctttttccacaacccaaacaggcccttaaagcaCTCCAAAATTTTATCAAATGCTAACTGTAGATTCTCCTACGGGAAAACGGTAGCTGACAAGTCATCCCCTGATCTCACCACATCCTTGACAAAAGAGCATGGCCAACTATCGCATAAGGTAAAAGATACTTCATAAATACTGGGGAATAGCAAATGGAAGATGATCTGAAAACTTGAATTTAACATAAACAAATGAAATACATCTACCAAGTGTTAATATTAAATCCTACCATCATGCAACCAAAATTATGAGTATTCATACAATCAAAGGAAACTCATTCCCAAACAGGCTTAGATATCCTATCACACGTCACAATGCTAATCAAATTCGATTGACCCTCctagaaaaatatcaaatggaatTGGAAACTGAGAACAACTTTGTTCACAACAACGATGTTACCTGGCAACTTTCTTGGTTTCCTCAATGGAACAAATTTTGCACCAATAGCTAATGCAATGGGAGGCCCAAATATAAAGCCTCTAGCCTCAATTCCTGCAGCTCCAACCCGACTCACTTAATAAGTAAATTGACAATCAGAATAAGCAGAGCTTACCTTCTGAGATTCTAAAATGTAtatgaaaatgtttttttttttataacaataaCAAACAAATCAACAATATACTCTTAGAAACTAGCTGAGTAATGGCAACTTAATGGAACCCTTGAAATAAAAAGTGGATAAACTAGTCGAGTATTATCAACAAATGTAAAGAAGGTTTGTCAATTGCAAGGAAATATTAGCAGATATATTGATATTGAAGTCAAGGACATGATTAAGGGAATaaatggcaaaaaataaaaaataaaatccaagacCAAGGTAAAGAAGCATGTTATGTAAAAATGGCAGCAATAAAACAAGCAAGACATTATAAAATGAGATTATAAGGTGGCACATGGATAGTTTCAATATCCAAAGAAAGCTAATTTCGAATGAACgtcaaataaaaaaattcatcatCATCTTAACGTTTCTCCCAGCTATTTGAGGTTGGCTTTgaaatggtagattggcaaagGTTTTGCAATGGGCTTCCCACcaaacatcaaccttcctcttttccCTAGGCTCTTGGAACCATTCATGACATAGGCTCACATTGGCACCACTCACACAACTGTAGAAAGAACATGCCCAAGTAGTTGGCTACCCAAAATAGCAAGCAGCCCACGATACACCATTTTTAGCATAATTGCTGCGCATTATCTTGAAATGGAATTTTGCAAACAGTTGATTATGGGGATTAATACCAGGTGAGACCATGCTTTTTAACTACAACGACTTCACACAATCAAGCATGCCAAAAAAATAACTATATGTATATTGTAAATGAGGCACCTAAAAAAGGAGATGATGATATAATTATTAAGGAAAGCGGTCTTTGAAATTCCACACAGACTAACTGACAAGCTTGATAACTATTATGCAAGTTAGGCCGTTTCTGCAACCACTAGTTTTCCACAAagccaattaa
Coding sequences within:
- the LOC131233060 gene encoding adenine phosphoribosyltransferase 3-like isoform X2, with the protein product MFQDITTLLLDPKAFNNTIDLFVERYKGKNISVVAGIEARGFIFGPPIALAIGAKFVPLRKPRKLPGEVISEEYVLEYGTDCLEMHIGAVQHGERALVVDDLIATGGTLCAALKLLERVGAEVVECACVIEVPELKGRERLNGKSLYILVESG
- the LOC131233060 gene encoding adenine phosphoribosyltransferase 3-like isoform X1, with amino-acid sequence MSATKEEDPRILGIASSIRVVPNFPKPGIMFQDITTLLLDPKAFNNTIDLFVERYKGKNISVVAGIEARGFIFGPPIALAIGAKFVPLRKPRKLPGEVISEEYVLEYGTDCLEMHIGAVQHGERALVVDDLIATGGTLCAALKLLERVGAEVVECACVIEVPELKGRERLNGKSLYILVESG